The following DNA comes from Camelina sativa cultivar DH55 chromosome 14, Cs, whole genome shotgun sequence.
CCATTTTGCAGCAACACTGAGATAAGTGATAATGTATCTTTAACACTAATTAATTAGCTGATATTGAACCCTCGTCGTTGCAGAGGACCAAGATCTTTGTGGTGTATGTACAGTCTAAAATTGCTATGAGAAAACTGAAACATGAACNACAACCAAGGGAAGATGATTGCTCTAGTCTTATTGCTTCTTTACACATATGAATCAGAGTCATCAGGTGATTTAATAGGCTATAAAAATCTGTTAGTCGTGCTCTTCTTTTCATATGAAATCTGTGTTTTTTACATATGCTGTCAGTGTTAGATCTATacatctttttcttcctttctctggggttttttttttctttttctcgtgCTCATCTTTTCTCTGTTATAAACTCCACAACACGAAAGATCATATGCAAAGACAGGAATGTAAAACACATTTTGTACCCACTACCCAATTTCACTCAACTCTTCATTGATAATCATATATAGTAATTCTCATCCACTCCATCATCTCTGAAGAGTGTCatgttgttttaattattttctcaagaaaattcaatatttttgggTATACCTATATAAAGCATTCTTGACATGTTGAAGAGACGTACACATATGTGAATGCTGATCAAAAACACTGAAAGTGAAGAGAGTAATCTGTagtttttttggtgaagattACATGTTGGCTCTATATAAAGCAATCTTGATATCTTGAAGAGCCTTCTGCAACAAGTTGAACAAATATTGTGTCAGGGGACATCAGAGACACGTGAACCAACAGATTCAAGTGATATTGATAGGGACAATTTTAGAAAGTATGTCTAACGGCAGAAAATTTAATCTCATTTTGTATCACTCTTGGGTCACATAAATCAAATAAGCATTCCCCTAATTGGTGGGATAGTCCCTGATAATTTGCAAGTGTATTGCAACAATGCAGAAGGAGAACATATATAAGTTAAGATCACAGTTTAATAAAGCGTTTTAAGATCTCAACTTTAGCAAAGGATCTTTGGAATCTCGGgtagaaataaaatttgttgtgCCAAAATAAGAATCAACCCTTATCCAGGCTCTATCCATTTTGCAGCAACACTGAGATAAGTGATAATGTATCTTTAACACTAATTAATTAGCTGATATTGAACCCTCGTCGTTGCAGAGGACCAAGATCTTTGTGGTGTATGTACAGTCTAAAATTGCTATGAGAAAACTGAAACATGAACAtcgatttctttttcttttcctgctCAAAAAACTTTCGCATTCTCTTCTCCACTTAGTTCCAAATCCTCGAAAAAATCATCGGGGAGGGGATTATTTACAAATTCATTCACTAAATCTTATGCTGCCACTTATTCAAACTCTCCTTCATTGATCACTTCAAACTCTTCTAACACGAATTCGTAGCTCGTGTCAACGGAGTAGGATAGATCGAGAGACTCCCACAAGAACTCAACACGCTTCTTGGATCGTGACGATGATAAAGAAGAATAGGAGTAACTCCGTGCCTCGTGTCAATGAAGTACGATAGATCGAGTCATGGAACAATGTAGTTCTTGGATCACCGTGTCCATTAGAAATATTGACAAATGAATACATGTATATATCAAGAAATGGCGTCATCATAAACAAACGGGTCGAACGAAATTGGGTCGGTTCAGACTCGATAGTAATTTAGTTACTAATAATAGGCTTTAGGCCCACTAACTCGATATCTATAAACAAACTACGAGATTTATTAACTGGttagatatttctatataataaaatgaaagtacacaacatttttttatcgactatataatttttattagttgaTTATAAAATAGCTTATAGATTAAATTAAACATAGGTTCgttaaaaaaaagggaaaaaaataattggtCATTTTATGGGCTATATACTACAATTAATAGTATTccaaagaatcctcttaaaatttttattattttatgtattgttATACCATATATACTATTAGCcgtaaaaatgaataaaatcttaacaattaatcacacttaatcgtAATTTCTGAAATCTTATTAtacagttaaaaataaaatcttacctaacatccttccaagcttttaatataaatcattcagaaCTGAAAGAATTCACATGAAAGAATTCCAAGAAATATGAGCACGGGcagaaatttcaagaaatatgatttctcagattaaattaaagtttggaataatgttgtttggtatACTTTCTCGGtcaagatgattttgacaaacatatgttacatatttagtcctaaaattaatatgcggtatactTTGGAttaagtcatagaattaacaatcaaaatacaatatataattttaaacactaaacaaatcaaataaaaaaacaaaaaataacttttttttattacacaaCTTAACTCGCAGTATGCCGCGGGTAAACTTCTAAATCTACTagaatatatcttacaaaatagttgttattttcataagttatattcaTCATATAATTTCATGACATAGTGTTCcgtccaaaaaaacttttaaaataaataaaataatcacaaatatgatgttttgaattaaaattacaaaataaacaaacgaAATTTTAATCTGTGATCTAGCACGGGTCATATTCTAGTTCTATACATTTATTACGCTGAATTAAAATAACGTTTACCTTCATTTGTAACTTCGGGTTTTTGGATGCAATTCAGGTCATTTGGTAGATATATTTTGGATAGTTTTAAAGTTAtgtcctgttttttttttttttttttttttNGACAATAGTTATGTCCTGATTCAATTGATAAATTTTAGTTTGGTATGGTTAATTCGGTTCGATTCGGCTTGTATACATtgatgattaatatatatatatatatatatatatatatatatatataaaaaatcgaTACAAATTATGAACACGAATAGTTGGGGTCAAACTCACAAGATAAAACACTTCAAGTTAGGACGGAGTGTTagtttagtcaaaaaaaaattatttcaacttaggtttacaaaaaacaaaaaaaaattgaggccGACTCACATACCAAATTAACgaaccaaaaacaaactgaATTAGCATGGTCTAGGGCCTCTAGGCTTCACGTACAATAATTACCGAGAAACATAACAGTAAGTTATGGAAGTTGATATTACTAATTTCTATACTAAATAGCACACGACACATAAGCTTAGCTGCACAAAAGAAcgtaaaacctaaaaagaataaaaacaacgTAAAACCTACCCACATGGTCTGAACTCTAAAGACTTGCAGATTCTACAACAAAATCCTTTATCATTACTTAAATTGCTTGGGGTCCTCTCGATCACATATCAATCcgacatattcttatttttatatatgtacacCGTACGTACGTACGTGTAGGAAGTAtgaatcacacttttttttttttttttttttttttttttttttctggtcaatNGCACTCTTACTACATGCCTTTAAGCTGATAGTGCCTACTTTGAACCATACATTTTGAAATAACTAGATTATTGCTCTAAAAAAATGAATGGTATATACTTTgtatttaaacaaaacaaaagatgagaTCCAACACACAAAATAGCCTAAGAACGAGATGGTTAACTaatctataaataaaagttAGGACTATCAGTATAAATTTCtatgagattttaaattttaataagtgAATATAAAAAACTGatcatgaattttattttgagcTCAGGCAAAATACATATACTTACTatcttatgagttatgacccgtgctaccacacaacttgatattcatttaagatttaaaattgCACAGATATGTTTAAAAAGTAACTAATGTTATTATATCTTGTtcttgttaaatatttattttagttaaatttatttctgtatatttttGGATCTTATTAAATCCTTCATAATATAATgcttgataagttttttttgttttgtattcaactataatttttttttttaaaagtagttATAATTATGAGCCGTACAATACCATTATTAATGTGTCATAAAGTTATAATtatgtaatatgttttaaagaGGAAATAAGTTATATTACTCTGTGGATTAATTAAGTTGATTATACAATTACAAATAATGATTACAATTATTTGGAATACAATTGCAAATatgtgaaataaataataaaatttaataatcaaattgGAGGCCATGCTAATGATATCCCTCTTGGATCAAATACATCTTCTAAAACACACTTATTGGCAGATCATGCTACGAATGACTTCACAGAGTCCCCAAGGTATCTAATTTGTGTCATAGGCTTCCACAGAAATGTATCTCCTCCATGTACCACATCGACAAAGACTTTGACTGCATTTGGTCCAAGAGGAATATCATTAACCAACGCTTTTGGTTCATTACACTGCCAACGGCCTTCAGCCACCACTCCATCATTTCTACCAAACCAGTCCAGCAGTTTGCAATTGTTCAAACAATCTGTTGTTGGGCTCTATCAAATGCAGAAAATAATAAACTCAGAAACCAGCAACATATGAGAATAAGAAGTATGGTTTTGAATAAGAAACTTTTACCCTAAGTGGAATCTCTTCAGCATAAAATCTCATGTGGTCTATAAGAACACATTTACTTTCAGGCCATGCAATCATTTCACCAATAGCTTGCTCAACATTAAACATCCCTACTGAAGGTCTCCAAAGAAAGGCTTTTGTGTTTATTTCTTTCTCAACCAAAACTTTAACAGAAAGAGGGCCCAAGGGGATGTCATTGATGAAGTCCTCCAAATCTGATGATAAAAGAAGTCCCTCAGCCACATTTTCATCAGTACCAGACCAGTCAACCAACACACAATGACAACATGCTTGCATGCTAACACTCAAccataattttattgaaaaacgTGAGAATTGGTATGAACACAAATAACTAATCTCAATTTAGCTTACTCTTGCTTTTGTAAGAGCTGAGTTTTCACCAACTTTAGGTTCTTGCATGTCacataaaaaacaaagtaaGAATGTCAAAATGTTTCTTCGTCTCGAAAGGCAGTTTCCAAAGAGCGACGTAGATCATTGATATGAGCAAGGGAAAAGGAGGCATCAATATGTGCATCACCAATCTCTTATATTAATTCCTTTATGCGGACAGCTGATTTAGTACCATGGATCCTTTTCCAGACAGATATATCTCTTCTACAGTGCTTTATTCTCTCATATAAAGAAAGGTGTTGTGTGTCTATACCGTTCCAGCTTTGTTCTACCACACTTTTGATATCAGGGACTGTACACAATCGTGTATCAAGCTGAAAAGGTTTAATACCTGTCTCTGTTGTTCTTCTAATCTTGATGATGGCTGGACGATGATCAGATTCTACCATTTCAAGGTAGACGACTTCATAGGCTGGATAAGTAGCTTTCCATTGGTCATTAGCCATTGCTCGATCGAGCCAACACTACCTTGTATGCTTGCGTCTCTTTCCCGCCCAATTCATGTTATTTCCTTGGAAAGGAAGGTCAGAGACTTTGCACATGTTCACCATGTTCCTAAAATCTGTTAAGCTCCAATTTTCTCTTACTCTTCCACCTCTTTCTCATTCTTATATAAGATTTCATTGAAGTCGCCACACATCAACCATGGACCATTTCCATTTACTGCAATTCGTTGTAAGCGTGCCCAAAGAATATGTCTTAGTTTACGAATTGGGTGACCATAAACACAGGAGAAGTAAAAAGAAACTTCTTTACTATTGATTTTGCAGCCGATGATTCTCTCATCAACATCATAAAAACATACAGAAAcagttttttccaaaataaagctAGACCACCCCCAATACCCAACAGAGATACACACTTAATATAATCATAATCTAACTGAGCAACAACATCACATATGACATCATCGGGATTCTTCGTTTCAACTAGAAAGAGTATGTCTGGGGAATAAGTTGCCTTAATCCCATTTAGGAGTCAAACTACCAGGGACCCTTTCAAGCGGCGGTAGTTCCAAAAGGTTGTATTCATGACGGCTCCGGTGGCTTATGGCCCACCATAACTTCACTGTTGGTATTTGGGTTGGTCAGAGTTCCTCTCCCTGTTCCTCTTGGTGCTTGCTCAGGTCTGTCTGTCGGAACCAGAAACCAATTACGGACCTCCAAGACTTCAAACTGTCAGATAATACACTTCGCATAGCATTTTTGCGTATCCTCCTTTTCGAAAGTCTGTCTCATATCACTATAGACCATAGGGAATTCAGCATGCCCTGTAGAGGTCGATGCCTCTGTTTCCCTCTTTTTGGATGCATTTGGGATACTTTCATCTTCAGTCTTCGCCGGGTTTATTTGGCGAATGAGTGCTGATGCCTCAGGTTGTTCGATGTCATCGCCTTCTGGATTGTAATCgggatcatcatcatcctcctctgGTGGCGGCGGTGGAGGGTTATTGCCAGAGGGAATTTCAGATACATCATGGGTTATCATCCCACATACAGTGCAAAAATTTCGAAGTTTTACATAACGAAACTTCAGGATACAATTCCTATCACCATACTGAAATTGACGTTGGAAGTGAAGTGGAGTGTCAATGTTCCACAATAGGGAGACCCAAACATAATCTACCTTTACTGCACTATCACCGCTGAAATCTGTTTCAATGAAGTGACCCAATAATTCGCCGATGTATGTAATCATTCAGAGAGTGAGAAAATGGGCTGGAATGCCTCAAATTTGGACCCAAAACGGAATTGTCTTTAGATCATTATCAGTGTTCGTCGGGTTCCAGATTTGGATCACACACATCCAATCATTAAAGGACCAAGGTCCCCGCCTTACAATCGTCGTCATGGATTCTTTCGTTTGGAATAAGAAATGAATCTTCTTATTCTCCAAGATCTGGCTTGTAACTTCGTCAGCATCGCCCCAAAGCATGGTCAGAGTGGTAAGCAGAGAACGAAGGTTCTGCTTCCAAAGATTGACTGGCTTCACAATCAAACTGAAGCGAGTCTCTTGGATCGCTTCTTCACACAAGTCAACAGCGAGGCTGATTTTTCAGCTTCAATTCCTAGAGCAATCTCTTGCATTTATCGCCGGAGCTTGTCCGCCATAATCAAAATgaacaaaggaaaaatattattttcactCTGATCAACCTGATGGATCCAGAGAACTTCGCAGGGTTTATATAGATTTCAGCGGAGGACAGTTACGTTAGGTATAACCGTTTTACCGTTACCTAACCCTGAAAAAACTGCCGATAACCGGCAACAACCGCTCACAAAAGAGAAGGGGTACGACAAGAAGATGAAACGATGGGAAAGGAGAAATCGCCTCCCTCTCAATTTGTCTTAAAATGtttcttcaaatatttataactaTTTAAGTTAGTGTTTCTTAAATATGGATTGGAGATATAATTGTCAATAAActatatttaacataattttcataagattttgaaagtaaaattaagggttgtaataaaaaatggtgttaaatgtttattttgagaaaaatatagaagtttgcatattaataaatgatttaaatataattgaaatataaataaatacttaaaaatttcaaattttattttaataaaattagacTTATAATCATATCAACTATACGAtgataatctttttttgtcatctgatgtTATTGATACTGCTTGAAATTTTACATTGTGAAATACATAAGCCGGCGGAAGACAGAGATATCCCCGGAGTCTAAGCCCAAAAGAGGGAGTCTAAGCCAGCGAACAAAGAATAAGTCCTAGGAAAAACCTAACAACTAGAAGGAAAGTTAAACCGCAATCGAAAGAGAACGAAACCCACAACTAAGAACAAAGACATACCAACGATAATAACTAAGGCAAACGCTATgtctaaacaaacaaatcaaacttcTCTTCTGAAGTTTCTGTGAATGAGCTGTATCAATGCTCCCCACGGCCAACACATCGATCAACAACTGCTTTCTCCTCTCACAATGAGAGACGATCTCTCCAACCCAAAATTCATAACCTGACAAGTAAAGGCCAAATTCAGAACCTCAATACACTTCCAGATGCGGCGAGATTATTGATGCGTCAAGGAGCGCCAAGATAGAAGCCATAAAAAAGCAAACATCCTCCAGATTCGGAAACGCTTAAGACAATGAGCGAAAAAAAACCACTTTAATTAGCTTCAAAATCCAGAATCAAGACTCATCTACAGAGGTTACCATCACCAGTAACTTCCACCTAAGATTAGAAGGATCTAAAGCAGAGAGCTAAGCATAAACTTCACACAAAAACCTCTTCTTAGAAAGGAGAGGAACTAAATGGGAAACTAATAGGTAGAACCAGGCTAAAGGTGAGCGGGAGTACAAAGGCCAGTGAAGTCTTCCTACAGAACACACATAAGCCAAACCAGCGGcatcacaacaacaagaagcacAAGAGCGAGAAAACAAATCTGGATTGTGAACCGGCAAGAAACAATGGTTTGTTTCGGTAGATCTCACATCCGACACCATCCTCCTCGCAAAAGCCACGAACCAAGCAAATCTGTTACGCTCGACCGCTTCCCCGAGACACCCAAAAGCACAAACTGATTGAACTAAAAAGAAAACCCCAATAGAAGGCCAAAAACTTTCCACAACTTAAAGAGAAATCATAGCAAGGGACTAAAGGTAGAAAAACAGATAGACCGGAGCCGGTGCTAGAGGAGCCACCGCACTCCAGTCTCAGATCTGAATAATACTTTGAGCGGTGGCTGGTTTTTTAGGTTTAGtcgagagagagttttttttaggTTTCCCAATAGCGAGCTCTATACGATGATAATCTAAGGGGGTGGGGGTTATTGgatccttgattttaatggatttgaaatccttataagatttggaaatccaCATGGAATCCATGGATGTTAAAGTCAAAGAAAGTGGATTTGAAAATCCTAGAGAATAGAATTCAAAAGTTTTCAAATCCAAAAgttataaaagaaatagaacttataaaaattatctcTCATGTAGCATTCTCAAGTGAATCAGTCCGCATGTTTGATGCTATTgtctctctccactcattggcatattctctttgttgttcttgggTTGTAAGTACTTCagcattatcatcatcattaatttCTTCGACAACTTCTTCTGCACTCTCAATTTCTTCTGGAAAAATATCCGTTCGACAAAACTTTTGCAGAAAATTATGTAAACCAACACATGCAAGTACAATCTTTGTTTGTGTCTTATAAGGAAAAGGAGGTGCATGCTTAAAGATTGCAAATCGAGATTTGAAAATACCAAATATTCTTTCAACCACGTTCCTTAGGGATGCATGACGATGGTTAAACAACTCTTTTGCATTTGCTGGTTGTGAATTTTAACCAGAAAATTCTTGTAGATGATATCTGACACCACGTTAAGGAGCTAAAAAGTTTTGACGATTTGGAAATCCACAATCTACTACATAAAACTTTCCTGAAGTACAATAAGAATATACAATCACTTGTCATGTTgagaaaacatatttacaatAGAAAGACATGTACATACCTTCTGGAACTGGTAGTCGATTAGTGTTCCTTGTCAAAGCATCATTTAATACTTTTGAGTCATGAGCTGAACCTTCCCATCCACTAAGCACATACATGAATTCAAGATCAAAATTACAAGCAGCCAACACATTTTGCGATATATCACCTTTTCTGTTACGAAAAGAAGGCGCTTTTTTTGTTGGTACCATTGCAAGGATATGTGTACCATCAATAGCTCCAACACAatcctaaataaaaaaaaaaataaagttatattctatgaaagataatgaaaaaagcaaaaacataattatatgaaaaatataccTTAAAATACGGATAAAATCTTGTACTTTCTCTAATTTTTGTAGGCACTGTAATCTCAGGCTTAGCCATTAAACTTGGAGCAATTTGATTTAGTGCCCGTAAAACTTTGTGAAAGTTTACACTTGTTGCAAACGATGACCTATCAAAAGTGTCTTTTGTACGACAATACCTTGAATTTTGGCCAACTATAAGAAGAAAAGTTGCAACCATTTCTTCAacactaatatattttgtatcacATAGATCTGTATGCTCTCGGATATGAACACATAACTTTAGAAAAGTCTCGTGATACATTTGATACAACTGTTTAAAATCCGaaggctttttctttttcatattttctatatatatttcaccttCTCTTGTGATCGCACGTCAAATAGAATATTGCAATCGAGGTCGTTGGCATTTTCTTAAATATAGCATTTGAATTAAAATCAAGAGcaccaaaaatataatatcactATCTAACTCGTCATCATGTAAtgcatctttttctctttcatcatGGACTTCTTGATACATGTTTGATGTACAcctgtgacaaaaaaaaaaggttgaaagaATAATTAACAGAAAACTAATAAGTTAGAAAAGACGCATTACTTTATGGATGGTGCTCTTTCTTCGTGTAGCTTCCCGAGGAAATCGAGGATATGAACGGTGTCGTAGTGAGAAAGTAACAGTTTGTTCATATAgttatggatttttttattttatgtacatttttattttatgtaagtTTTACATTTTACAAAGGCACATAACTTTTTGTTTAATgtacattttacatttttcaaagatacgaatattcatAGAGAAAGTGTATATTACGATGTAAGTTAAAAAAGTGtaagatttccaaatttttaatcaaagATCCAATGGtgatatattacaaatttttttgtgagtcaagaaattgtaatatttctaattttgtaactaaaaatatttgtcaaatcaccaatttttcatatgaaatatatggtaaagaaaaacattatatattattggaTCACCATCGATACTTCTTCATTATTATAAGAAAGAGTTGGAGCACCTACGTCTCGACCATATTGTTCTTAACTTAGTTTGTAAGTGTATTTgttaactttttagtttttagattacttattcttttaaattttgttgtaGTGCATGCTCACTTACGTCTCGACCGTtagtttcttcattttttttaattatcatgttaTTTACTTGCAAGAAAAGATTTACGAGTTATGTGTTTTTTGTGTCACAGGTGTAGCACAAaactttaacccaaaaaaacaatgagTGAATCACAAGAAGAtcgagaaaaaaatatttaccttCCATGGACTCTACAAGAAACAAGAACGTTAATAGAATTACTATTAGACGGTGTTGCTGCGGGTTGGCGTGATTCAAGGGGTGTATTTAGCAAGTTTACAGTGGAAAGAAAAATACTGCCTATTATTAATGAAAAACATGGGGGTGGCAAAATTCATAAACACTACCTAAACAGAATGAAGACCTTGAAGGGAAAATACAATAGTGGTCTTGATCTTCTTCGTTGCAGCTCCGGGTTTGGATGGGATCCAAGCACAAAAAGGTTTACGGCTTCAGCTGAGGTGTGGGCTAATTATGTAAAGGTAAACTATATAAACTTTAgcttttcttatgtttttctaatataaCCTTCAAAAGAATATGGAAGGttgtatcaattttttaattatttgaatttatttatggtgaaaattttaagataataaGCAAATAAACTTTGAAATTTGTAACTAtgctaaattatttttatttttatttagggGCATCCGAATTtcaaaaaattccaaaatgaaacatttgaagaagttgatgatcTCAAAATCATATTTGAGGACAACGTAGCAACCGGTGGAAATTCTATTGGATTAGGTGATGGTACGGATGCTCAAACAAGTGGAACTGCAGGAACAAAGCAAACAAGTTCTACTGAAGATTTTTCTATGGATGTTGAGGAAGACCATGAAACACCTTTGTCTTTTGTATGCAGCAATGCAAGGGGCTCTCTAGACAAACTACCTTTAAGAAAGAAGCATAGAAGCAATACTAACAATGTAAGTGAACCATCAAGTCAATCTGAAGGTTCAACAGATGTCCATGCTGAGATGAATTCATTGACAACAGTAACTCATAAACTCTTCGATCTAatacaagaaagagaaacaagacaacaaagagaagctGAACAAAGAGAGgtcgagaagaaaagaaataatgtaTGGGAAGCTATCAAAGAAGTTCCTAATTTGAAAGAAAACGTTCGTTATGATGCAGTCAAAGTGATTCACCAATTAGGAATGAAAGAAGTCTTTGTTAGCATGTCCACTGATGAGCGTTATGGTTGGATTAAGCGTAACGTGATGGAGTGCTAATTATTGTTAGGGGAACACCCTTTCTGCTTTCTCTTTAtaagttgaattatttttattagatgCTTCATGATTTTTTGTCTTCTAATATGGTTGGTTTGCTATTACGTATTGTTATGTCCGATATTATAGGTTGAACTATTTCTCATTCTTTATCATGTCCGATATTTACGTATTGTTACTTATTGTTATGTTCGTGCATGAACACcctttatgttttttattattatcatgtcATTCTTTCTTTCATGATCTTTTGTCTTCTAGTAGGTTTGCTATTacgttagtttttttttttccaaatccacCCTTTATGGAATTTTGATAGGAAATGGAGCATTTGTTAAGCTTTTTTGTCCATCCATAAGCTTTTGTCTTGTATTATTTGTCATCCGGATTAGAGCAGAAAGGGCAAAGGGATTTCAGTTTGAAGGCTTAAGGTTAAGATCTAGGTAATACAAGC
Coding sequences within:
- the LOC104743795 gene encoding uncharacterized protein LOC104743795, with the protein product MAKPEITVPTKIRESTRFYPYFKDCVGAIDGTHILAMVPTKKAPSFRNRKGDISQNVLAACNFDLEFMYVLSGWEGSAHDSKVLNDALTRNTNRLPVPEEIESAEEVVEEINDDDNAEVLTTQEQQREYANEWRETIASNMRTDSLENAT